A region from the Micrococcus cohnii genome encodes:
- a CDS encoding phosphoenolpyruvate carboxykinase (GTP), which produces MADNATTAFAERATANAPTDYAQLLDWVARVAELTQPDAVHWVDGSQEENDRLAAELVEAGTLTKLAEDKFPNSYAAFSDPADVARVEDRTFICSEKEQDAGFTNNWMEPAKMRGILDEAFAGSMRGRTMYVIPFVMGHLDAEDPKYGVELTDSAYVVMSMRIMARIGTEVLEKMSAEQAFYVPAVHSVGAPLEPGQEDVPWPCNETKWIVHFPEERSIWSYGSGYGGNALLGKKCYALRIASVMARDEGWLAEHMLILKLTSPEGKAYHIAGAFPSACGKTNLALIDPTVEGWKAETLGDDITWIRPGKDGEFRVINPEAGYFGVAPGTGWSTNPNAMRAIAKGNSIFTNVALTDDGGVWWEGMTEEKPAHLTDWRGNDWTPESGTPAAHPNSRFCTPINQTDMLADEYTDPAGVRLDAILFGGRRKTTVPLVTESFDWEDGVLKGATLSSETTAAAAGAVGVVRRDPMAMLPFLGYDAGDYLAHWAKVSGECDPEKLPRIYLVNWFRRNRDGGFAWPGFGENSRVLKWVVERLEGKADATETPIGHVPTPESLDLTGIEVKDADLEDALKVDPVEWETENELIAEWLEKFGGTLPESVRAKFDAQRERFEAQKARAQA; this is translated from the coding sequence ATGGCTGACAACGCCACCACCGCGTTCGCGGAGCGTGCCACCGCCAACGCGCCCACCGACTACGCCCAGCTGCTCGACTGGGTCGCTCGGGTCGCCGAGCTCACCCAGCCCGACGCTGTGCACTGGGTGGACGGCTCGCAGGAAGAGAACGACCGCCTCGCCGCTGAACTCGTCGAGGCCGGCACTCTGACCAAGCTCGCCGAGGACAAGTTCCCGAACTCCTATGCGGCGTTCTCCGACCCGGCCGATGTCGCTCGCGTCGAGGACCGCACCTTCATCTGCTCCGAGAAGGAGCAGGACGCCGGATTCACGAACAACTGGATGGAGCCCGCGAAGATGCGGGGCATCCTGGACGAGGCGTTCGCCGGTTCCATGCGCGGCCGCACCATGTACGTCATCCCGTTCGTCATGGGCCACCTTGACGCCGAGGACCCCAAGTACGGCGTGGAGCTCACGGACTCCGCCTACGTGGTGATGTCCATGCGCATCATGGCCCGCATCGGCACCGAGGTGCTCGAGAAGATGTCGGCTGAGCAGGCGTTCTACGTGCCGGCCGTGCACTCGGTGGGCGCTCCGCTCGAGCCCGGCCAGGAGGATGTGCCGTGGCCGTGCAACGAAACCAAGTGGATCGTGCACTTCCCCGAGGAGCGCTCGATCTGGTCCTACGGTTCCGGCTACGGCGGCAACGCGCTGCTGGGCAAGAAGTGCTACGCGCTGCGCATCGCCTCGGTCATGGCCCGTGACGAGGGCTGGCTCGCCGAGCACATGCTGATCCTCAAGCTGACCAGCCCGGAGGGCAAGGCGTACCACATCGCCGGTGCCTTCCCGTCGGCCTGCGGCAAGACCAACCTCGCCCTCATCGACCCGACCGTGGAGGGCTGGAAGGCCGAGACCCTGGGCGACGACATCACCTGGATCCGCCCGGGCAAGGACGGCGAGTTCCGCGTCATCAACCCGGAGGCCGGCTACTTCGGCGTCGCCCCGGGCACCGGCTGGTCCACGAATCCGAACGCGATGCGCGCCATCGCCAAGGGCAACTCGATCTTCACCAACGTCGCCCTCACCGACGACGGCGGCGTCTGGTGGGAGGGCATGACCGAGGAGAAGCCCGCGCACCTGACCGACTGGCGTGGCAACGACTGGACCCCGGAGTCCGGGACCCCGGCGGCCCACCCGAACTCGCGGTTCTGCACCCCGATCAACCAGACCGACATGCTGGCGGACGAGTACACCGACCCGGCGGGCGTGCGCCTCGACGCGATCCTCTTCGGCGGCCGCCGCAAGACCACCGTGCCGCTGGTGACCGAGTCCTTCGACTGGGAGGACGGCGTGCTCAAGGGTGCGACCCTCTCCTCGGAAACCACCGCGGCCGCCGCCGGCGCCGTGGGCGTGGTTCGCCGCGACCCGATGGCGATGCTGCCGTTCCTCGGCTACGACGCCGGCGACTACCTGGCGCACTGGGCCAAGGTCTCGGGTGAGTGCGACCCGGAGAAGCTGCCCCGCATCTACCTGGTGAACTGGTTCCGTCGCAACCGGGACGGCGGCTTCGCCTGGCCCGGCTTCGGCGAGAACTCGCGCGTGCTCAAGTGGGTCGTGGAACGTCTCGAAGGCAAGGCCGACGCGACCGAAACCCCGATCGGCCACGTGCCGACCCCGGAGTCGCTCGACCTGACCGGCATCGAGGTCAAGGACGCCGACCTCGAGGATGCACTGAAGGTCGACCCGGTCGAGTGGGAGACGGAGAACGAGCTCATCGCCGAGTGGCTCGAGAAGTTCGGCGGCACCCTGCCGGAGTCGGTGCGCGCGAAGTTCGACGCGCAGCGGGAGCGCTTCGAGGCGCAGAAGGCCCGCGCCCAGGCCTGA